One stretch of Gottschalkia purinilytica DNA includes these proteins:
- a CDS encoding DUF916 and DUF3324 domain-containing protein gives MRFKWKSLFFILCAFFLLSNQIVQASENKVNKEHGNCGVQYSVNKIKSKYETDESHSYFDLHVKPGDQIVIESRIHNSYTNPIKIKQQALTTFTNDNGEISYTSKLKDDQFDKSLKIKFSEISQIDRKSLLVVEPNSDKIVTMKINVPKDAQDGVILGSWYFEKENRENKDNKDNKKEAIQIHNKYSYAIGVKLTVNKEIEKPNLNLLSVDAGLSNYHKAFKALIQNDRPAIISRLNINAKITKKDNKHVLFRSNRQDIIMAPNSNFNYPIMLGDKKLKPGEYTLYLQARTNDPKWQTKSWKWKKNFRVSAEESKNLNAKAINDNQQHLNLWWILLGTLLFVLILILLILYNKIRKYKQKLEQMERGNAK, from the coding sequence TTGAGATTTAAATGGAAAAGCTTATTTTTCATACTTTGTGCATTTTTCTTATTATCTAATCAAATAGTACAAGCTTCTGAAAATAAAGTTAATAAAGAACATGGAAATTGTGGAGTTCAATATAGTGTGAACAAAATTAAGTCTAAATATGAAACAGATGAAAGTCATTCTTACTTTGATTTACATGTTAAACCAGGAGATCAGATAGTTATAGAGTCAAGAATCCACAATTCGTATACTAATCCAATTAAGATTAAACAACAAGCACTAACAACCTTTACAAACGATAATGGTGAGATAAGTTATACTTCAAAATTAAAAGATGATCAATTCGATAAAAGTTTAAAAATAAAATTTTCTGAGATTAGTCAAATTGACAGAAAAAGTCTTCTTGTAGTAGAACCGAATAGTGATAAAATCGTAACAATGAAGATTAATGTTCCTAAAGATGCTCAAGATGGTGTGATTCTAGGATCCTGGTATTTTGAAAAAGAAAATAGAGAGAATAAAGATAATAAAGATAATAAAAAAGAAGCTATTCAAATTCATAATAAGTATAGTTATGCCATTGGGGTAAAACTTACTGTTAATAAAGAAATCGAAAAACCAAATTTGAATCTATTAAGTGTGGATGCTGGACTTAGCAATTATCACAAAGCGTTTAAAGCTCTTATACAGAATGATAGACCAGCTATCATCTCTAGGCTTAATATTAATGCGAAAATAACCAAGAAAGATAATAAACATGTCCTATTTCGTAGCAATAGACAAGACATAATCATGGCACCCAATTCGAACTTTAACTATCCTATAATGTTAGGTGATAAGAAACTAAAACCTGGAGAGTATACTTTATATTTACAAGCTAGAACAAATGATCCAAAATGGCAGACGAAATCATGGAAGTGGAAAAAAAACTTCCGAGTTTCCGCTGAAGAATCAAAAAATCTAAATGCAAAAGCTATTAATGATAATCAGCAACATTTAAATTTATGGTGGATTCTATTAGGAACTTTATTATTTGTTCTAATCCTAATCTTACTAATTCTTTATAATAAAATTCGTAAGTATAAACAAAAATTAGAACAAATGGAAAGAGGTAATGCAAAATGA
- a CDS encoding WxL domain-containing protein encodes MKKGKLTRSISMLTILGLALTFGSPTFADGNQTAITKGQIELKENDEPTSPVDPLDPSKPAGDEDPNNPSTNNKGPLSLDVAPGAFDFGVQKVYGNRHTYYVEKDFNQFLQVTDNRDADVYGWTVKVKQDGYLRNDSYELSGATIAIPKGVARNSLNDDPTQEDSTLITKGVEINNQDQTVFASPKENLSGKGTSTDTWKSKDVSLTIPKQTAKSGSYHNTVEWTLTAEVEQ; translated from the coding sequence TTGAAAAAAGGAAAATTGACAAGAAGTATTAGTATGCTAACAATTTTGGGTTTAGCTTTAACTTTCGGGTCTCCAACATTTGCTGATGGAAACCAAACAGCAATAACGAAAGGGCAAATTGAACTTAAAGAAAATGATGAACCAACGTCTCCTGTTGATCCTTTGGATCCAAGTAAGCCAGCTGGTGATGAAGATCCTAACAATCCATCGACAAATAACAAAGGACCGTTATCTTTGGACGTAGCGCCTGGAGCTTTTGATTTTGGTGTACAAAAAGTATATGGAAACAGACATACATATTATGTTGAAAAAGATTTCAATCAGTTTTTACAAGTTACTGATAACAGAGATGCTGATGTTTATGGATGGACTGTTAAAGTAAAACAAGATGGTTACTTGAGAAATGATAGCTATGAACTTTCAGGAGCTACTATTGCTATTCCTAAAGGAGTGGCTAGAAATTCCTTAAATGATGACCCAACTCAAGAAGATTCTACATTAATAACAAAAGGGGTTGAAATTAATAACCAAGACCAAACAGTTTTTGCATCACCAAAAGAAAATTTATCAGGAAAGGGAACATCAACTGATACTTGGAAATCAAAAGATGTAAGTTTAACTATTCCAAAACAAACAGCTAAATCAGGTTCATATCACAATACTGTGGAGTGGACGTTAACTGCTGAAGTGGAACAATAA
- a CDS encoding peptidoglycan DD-metalloendopeptidase family protein, with protein sequence MKSSILKKNDISKFNKDEVSSTCSRRLRKLYLKENKISILLILITVISIIAVIQYKKYEISTRAFGVMLGGKKIGVIRDKKYLNELVADLEEELSENHNKKISIDKNFMFLSTNVRDKDLTPVDSIKKNIKNNLTTGVIGYAIKINDKDIVYLSSKKLADEALNKIKEPYVGPIEGQVSNIKNVKLLENVKVEEKNIPIKKFSDLDTALNKLKYGKKEVKKHIVQTGESYWTIAKNYGLKLKELEEANPDKDHLKIRPGEEINISTYKPLVTVVTEEEVNYTEDIPFETIYETDDSLYKNKEKVKIEGTPGKVEKTSKIEKYNGVEVSKEVIKENVLSEPVSRIIVKGTKELSGIGTGEFVTPTRGTITSRFGSRWGKHHQGIDIGARIGTPIVAADSGEVVFSGWNNGGYGYMVEINHSNGYSTKYAHCSKLYVKAGDKVEKGDNIAAVGNTGRSTGPHLHFEVIKNGVHQNPDGYLD encoded by the coding sequence AGCTCGATTCTTAAGAAGAATGACATTTCAAAATTTAATAAAGATGAAGTTAGTTCCACATGTAGTAGACGACTAAGAAAATTATATCTCAAAGAAAATAAAATAAGCATCTTACTAATACTTATAACAGTAATATCAATTATAGCTGTAATACAATATAAGAAATATGAAATATCTACTAGAGCTTTTGGTGTTATGCTAGGTGGTAAAAAGATAGGTGTAATTAGAGATAAAAAATATCTAAACGAGTTGGTAGCTGATCTTGAAGAAGAATTATCTGAGAATCATAATAAAAAAATAAGTATAGATAAAAACTTCATGTTTTTAAGTACAAATGTTAGAGATAAAGATTTGACACCTGTAGACTCTATAAAGAAAAATATAAAAAATAACTTAACTACTGGTGTTATTGGATATGCTATAAAGATTAATGACAAAGATATTGTGTACTTAAGCTCTAAAAAATTAGCAGATGAGGCTTTAAATAAAATAAAAGAGCCTTATGTAGGTCCTATAGAAGGTCAAGTATCTAATATAAAAAATGTTAAACTATTAGAAAATGTTAAAGTAGAAGAGAAAAATATACCTATTAAAAAATTTAGTGATTTGGATACAGCTTTAAACAAACTTAAATATGGAAAAAAAGAAGTTAAAAAACATATAGTACAAACTGGAGAAAGCTATTGGACTATAGCAAAAAATTATGGTTTAAAGTTAAAAGAATTGGAAGAAGCTAATCCAGATAAAGATCACTTAAAGATAAGACCTGGTGAAGAAATTAATATATCTACTTATAAACCTCTTGTTACTGTAGTTACAGAAGAAGAAGTTAATTATACAGAAGATATACCATTTGAAACTATATATGAAACAGATGATTCACTATATAAGAATAAAGAGAAAGTAAAAATAGAAGGAACACCAGGTAAAGTGGAGAAAACTAGTAAAATAGAAAAATATAATGGTGTAGAGGTAAGTAAAGAGGTTATTAAAGAAAATGTGCTATCTGAGCCAGTATCACGTATTATAGTCAAGGGAACTAAAGAACTTTCTGGAATAGGTACAGGGGAGTTTGTAACTCCTACAAGAGGAACAATTACATCTAGATTTGGCTCAAGATGGGGAAAACATCACCAAGGGATCGATATAGGTGCAAGGATTGGAACCCCTATTGTAGCTGCTGACAGTGGAGAAGTAGTGTTTTCTGGATGGAATAATGGTGGCTATGGGTATATGGTAGAAATAAATCATAGTAATGGTTACTCTACAAAATATGCACATTGTAGTAAGCTATATGTAAAAGCAGGAGATAAGGTTGAAAAAGGAGATAATATTGCAGCAGTAGGAAATACAGGAAGAAGTACAGGTCCACATTTACATTTTGAGGTAATAAAAAATGGAGTACATCAAAACCCAGATGGTTATCTAGATTAA